The Alkalihalobacillus sp. LMS6 genomic interval CGTCTTGAATACGTTGTAGCAAGTAAAATTCAAGACTGTCTCGCTTTAAGGGCACAATTTCAGGAGGATTCCCCATTAATAGTTGTGACGTTTTGTGCTTCGCATCTTTCGCCAATCCGCAAACAGGAATGGTTAGCCCAAGCTCGTCTTCCAGTACTTCTTTTGCAGCAGAAATTTGCCCACTCCCTCCATCAATGACGACGAGATCTGGTAATGGAGCCTCTTCTTTTAACAAGCGAAGATAGCGTCTACGGACGACTTCTCGCATCGATCCGTAGTCATCTGGACCTTCTACCGTTTTTATTTTATATTTGCGGTAGTGCTTACGTGCTGGCTTTCCATCGATGAACGTGACCATCGCAGAAACCGGATCAACTCCTTGAATATTTGAATTATCAAACGCCTCAATTCGATAAGGTGGATGGATATTCATCGCCGTTCCTAAACGTTCAACGGCTTTAATCGTCCGTTCCTCATCACGCTCAATTAACGAAAATTTTTCCTTCAGCGCAATCGCAGCATTTTCTTCCGCTAAATCAAGCAAAGATTTTTTTTGCCCTCTTTTTGGCTGTGTTACTTTGATCTCTAAAAGCTCTGTAAGTAAGTCAGCATCTACAGTCTCAGACACAAACACTTCTTTAGGCTTGACGTGATTTTTTTCCAAATAAAATTGGGCAATGAACGTGAGTAGCTCTTCGGTTGCCTCTTGATAAATCGGAAATAACGAAACATCTCGCTCAATTAATCGCCCTTGACGAACAAAGAATACTTGTACGCACATCCAGCCTTTATCATAGGTAAAGCCAAATACATCCCGGTCTGATTGATCGGTGAACGACATTTTTTGTTTCTCCATGACCTTGTCCATGTGAATAAGCGTATCTCTCAGTTCTTGGGCGCGTTCAAAATCAAGCTTTTCCGCCGCTTCCGTCATCTTCGTTTGTAAACTTTCTTTAATTTCCGTATGACCATATTTTAGAAACCGCGTAATTTCTTGAATCATTTCTTGGTTTTGTTTATCTGTCACTTCATATACACAAGGCGCGAGGCATTGACCGATATGGTAGTACAAACAAACGGAATCAGGCATTTTCCGGCATTTTCTTAGTGGGTAAAGCCGATCTAACAACTTTTTCGTTTCTGAAGCGGCTCCAGCATTCGGATAAGGACCGAAATACTTTCCACCATCTTTTTTTACTTGTCGCGTAATGACAAGGCGTGGGTGTGTTTCATTCGTGATTTTAATGTATGGAAAGCTTTTATCGTCTTTCAGCAAAACATTATACTTAGGATCGTGCTTTTTTATTAACGTCAGCTCAAGGATTAACGCTTCAATATTAGTAGAGGTGACAATGTATTCAAAATCATGAATTTCTGAAACCAAACGCTGTGTTTTCGTATCATGACTTCCGGTAAAGTATGAGCGAACGCGATTTTTTAACACTTTCGCTTTTCCTACATAAATAATTGTGCCTTGCCGATCTTTCATTAAGTAGCAACCGGGTTTATCAGGAAGAAGCGGAAGTTTATTTTGAATGGTATCCGTCATAAACAATCCCCCTACGTGTAAAAAAACCGCCTCCCTTTAAAAGAAGGCGGATCGTTTTACATTTGTTTGTTAAGAAGTTCAGCTAGTGCTTCTTTTGGTTGGAAGCCTACTGCTTTATCGACTACTTCACCGTCTTTAAGAACAAGTAATGTTGGAATGCTCATGACGCCGAATTTGCCAGCTGTTTCTTGGTTTTCATCAACGTCGACTTTTACAATCTTTGCTGAATCGCCAAGATCTCCATCTAACTCTTCTAAAACAGGTGCAATCATTTTACAAGGTCCACACCAAGGTGCCCAAAAGTCTACAAGAACGACTCCGTCTTTTGTTTCATCTGCGAAATTTTGATCAGTTGCATTTACAATTGCCATTTTAAAATCCCCTTTCCATAAAAACGTACTTAAAGTATAACACTCCAGTTTAAAGCAAGAAAACAATATGCTCGTTAATTAGAGTGCCCACTGTTGATTTATGATAAACGATAAAGATTAAAAAGAAAAGTCACTTGCTCACGCAAGTGACTTTATGATTAGTTTGTAACGAGTACGTTGCGTAATTCTTCTGTCAGAAGCGGCACAATTTCAAATAAATCGCCAACTATGCCGTAATCCGCAACATCAAAAATTGGTGCTTCAGGATCTTTATTAATCGCAACGATGACTTTTGAATTTGACATTCCGGCTAAATGCTGGATAGCTCCAGACAAACCAATCGCAAAATACAGATCTGGCGTTACGACTTTCCCCGTTTGCCCGATTTGAAGCGAATAATCACAATATTCCGCGTCACATGCACCACGAGAGGCACCAATTGCGCCACCAAGAAGCTCGGCTAATTCTTCAAGAGGTTTAAAGCCATCTTCACTTTTAACGCCTCTACCGCCAGCAACAATGACATTGGCTTCAGATAAATCGACTCCACCAGTTGCTTTTTTCACAACATCTTTTACAATCGTTCGTAAATCTTTAATATCGACAGAAAGGGTCTCAACCTCACCTGTGCTGCCTTCAGTTTTTTCTGGAGCGGCTATATTGTTTGGACGAATCGTTACAATCAATTTTTCATTTTCCGTTGTACGTTTCTCGAACGCTTTTCCGGAATAAATCGGTCTTGTAAATTGACCATCCTCGATGCCAACAACGTCAGAGAAAAGCGCCGCATCCATCTTTACTGCTAGACGTGGAGAAATATCTTTACCAATTGACGTATGACCTAGTACAACCGCATCTGGACTTTCTTTGTCAAACACTTGGAGCAGTGCTTGCTTGTATCCATCTGTCGTGTAATGTTTTAAGTCACCGTTTTCAACTGCAATGACGCGATCCGCTCCATATGCAAATAATTCTTTTGCTAGGTCTTTAATCGCATCTCCAGCTAAAACTGCTACAACTTCGCCACCGTCAGCAAGTTGTTTTGCTGCGCCAATCGATTCAAAAGAAACATTTCGTAATTCCCCATTTTTTGCTTCTGCAATGACAAGTGTTTTTTTACTCATGTCGTGTGCCCTCCTTATATCACTTTTGCTTCAGATCGTAATAATGAAACGAGTTCTTTCACTTGCTCGTTTGGTTCACCTTCTAATTTTTTGCCGGCTTGTTTTTCAGGTGGCAAGTACACTTCGCTCACCGTTGTTTTTGCTTCAACATCATCTTCATCTACATCTAGATCATCAAGATCGAGCGTTTCAAGTGGTTTTTTCTTTGCTTTCATAATCCCTGGAAGCGATGGATAACGAGGCTCATTTAACCCTTGCTGTGCTGTTACAAGAAGAGGGAGTTGCGCCTCAAGCTTTTCTTCGTCCCCTTCAACATCACGTACGATTGTCGCTGTTTGCCCGTCAATTGAAAGATCAGTAATAGTCGTTACTTGAGCAATATCTAATAGTTCAGCCAAACGTGGTCCAACTTGACCGGACCCACCATCAACCGCAACGTTTCCTGCAAGAATAATGTCAAATTCTTGATCTTTAAAATAAGCGTGTAGCAAAGATGCCGTCGTAAATGGATCGCTTTCTTCTACATCTTCACGATCTAATAAAACTGCTTTGTCAGCACCCATCGCCAATGCCGTACGTAACTGCTTTTCAGCGTCTTCTTCTCCGACTGTCACAACCGTTACTTCGCCACCGTGCTCATCACGAAGTACAAGCGCTTCTTCAACTGCATATTCATCATAAGGATTAATGATAAATTCAGCTCCATCTTCCTGTACTCGACCATTTGAAATTGAAATTTTCTCCTCTGTGTCAAATGTGCGTTTTAAAATAACATAAATATTCATGCTTGAACCTCCTCTATTAGTTCCCGTTAAAAACAGGTTTTCTTTTTTCCAAAAACGCTTGAACGCCTTCTTTACGGTCCTCGCGCTTAAATACTTCCGCAAACGCATCCCGCTCTTTTTCTAAGCCTACGGTTAACTCATTATCACTTTCATGTACAAGGGATAATGTTTTTTCAACCGTTAAAGGGCTTTTCGTTGCAATGACTCTAGCGAGGGACATGGCATGTGAAAAAAGTTCTTCTTCTGGTACGACGTGATTTACAAGACCGAGAAGATACGCTTCTTCTGCGCCAATAGGTTCACTCGTTAGCATA includes:
- a CDS encoding electron transfer flavoprotein subunit alpha/FixB family protein, with the protein product MSKKTLVIAEAKNGELRNVSFESIGAAKQLADGGEVVAVLAGDAIKDLAKELFAYGADRVIAVENGDLKHYTTDGYKQALLQVFDKESPDAVVLGHTSIGKDISPRLAVKMDAALFSDVVGIEDGQFTRPIYSGKAFEKRTTENEKLIVTIRPNNIAAPEKTEGSTGEVETLSVDIKDLRTIVKDVVKKATGGVDLSEANVIVAGGRGVKSEDGFKPLEELAELLGGAIGASRGACDAEYCDYSLQIGQTGKVVTPDLYFAIGLSGAIQHLAGMSNSKVIVAINKDPEAPIFDVADYGIVGDLFEIVPLLTEELRNVLVTN
- a CDS encoding electron transfer flavoprotein subunit beta/FixA family protein, which gives rise to MNIYVILKRTFDTEEKISISNGRVQEDGAEFIINPYDEYAVEEALVLRDEHGGEVTVVTVGEEDAEKQLRTALAMGADKAVLLDREDVEESDPFTTASLLHAYFKDQEFDIILAGNVAVDGGSGQVGPRLAELLDIAQVTTITDLSIDGQTATIVRDVEGDEEKLEAQLPLLVTAQQGLNEPRYPSLPGIMKAKKKPLETLDLDDLDVDEDDVEAKTTVSEVYLPPEKQAGKKLEGEPNEQVKELVSLLRSEAKVI
- the uvrC gene encoding excinuclease ABC subunit UvrC; translation: MTDTIQNKLPLLPDKPGCYLMKDRQGTIIYVGKAKVLKNRVRSYFTGSHDTKTQRLVSEIHDFEYIVTSTNIEALILELTLIKKHDPKYNVLLKDDKSFPYIKITNETHPRLVITRQVKKDGGKYFGPYPNAGAASETKKLLDRLYPLRKCRKMPDSVCLYYHIGQCLAPCVYEVTDKQNQEMIQEITRFLKYGHTEIKESLQTKMTEAAEKLDFERAQELRDTLIHMDKVMEKQKMSFTDQSDRDVFGFTYDKGWMCVQVFFVRQGRLIERDVSLFPIYQEATEELLTFIAQFYLEKNHVKPKEVFVSETVDADLLTELLEIKVTQPKRGQKKSLLDLAEENAAIALKEKFSLIERDEERTIKAVERLGTAMNIHPPYRIEAFDNSNIQGVDPVSAMVTFIDGKPARKHYRKYKIKTVEGPDDYGSMREVVRRRYLRLLKEEAPLPDLVVIDGGSGQISAAKEVLEDELGLTIPVCGLAKDAKHKTSQLLMGNPPEIVPLKRDSLEFYLLQRIQDEVHRFAITFHRQTRSKSFFQSQLDDIPGVGEKRKRTLLKAFGSVKKMREADMAQLEAYVPKSVAKLVYEKLQSES
- the trxA gene encoding thioredoxin, producing MAIVNATDQNFADETKDGVVLVDFWAPWCGPCKMIAPVLEELDGDLGDSAKIVKVDVDENQETAGKFGVMSIPTLLVLKDGEVVDKAVGFQPKEALAELLNKQM